The DNA segment ATATTGCATGCAGGTGATGAAATTGAATTTAGACCTGATTATACTGCGCAAAATATTAATATACAAATAGAAGGTGAGCACAGTGGCTTACATTCTATAGTAGTAAAAAAAGGTACTACTTTGGCTGATGTAGTCGATATGATTAGCGCAAATCCACAATCAAATATGCAAGCTTTGCAAATCTTTAGAAAAAGTGTAGCTGCTACTCAAAAACAACTTATAAATGCTCAACTTAAAGAGCTTGAAACATTAGCTCTTACAAGTTCATCTGTGAATGCTGAGCAAGCTAGTATAAGAGCTACTCAAGCAAAGACAATTTTAGACTTTATTGAGCGTGCTAAAAAGGTTGAACCAAAAGGACAGATTGTTATTGATAGTGTAAAAGCTTACAAAGCTGTTGTCTTAGAAGATGGCGATATTATTAATATTCCAAGCAAAAATAATATAGTATTAGTTCAAGGTGAAGTTTCTATACCAGGAGCTTTTGTGTATATAAACAAAGAAAAATTAAGATATTATATTAATTTAGCTGGTGGTTATAGCGACAGAGCTGATGTTTCAAGAGTTTTAATTATTAATGCTAATGGAAAAGCAACAAAATACAATGGTAGAAGTTCAGCAGATGTCAAGCCAGGTGATTCTGTACTAGTTTTACCAAAAGTAGATAGCCAAAATTTACAAGTTGTAAGCATGTTAACTCAAATTTTATATCAAATAGCTATTGCAACAAATGTTGTTTTAAATTTATGAGGTAGAAAATGACTCAAAATGATATGTTGAATATAGCAAAGGAAGTTTTAGAGATAGAATCTAAGACTATTTTAGATTTAACCAAACACTTAAATGATAATTTTATTAAAAGTATCGAGTTGATTTTTTCTATTAAAGGCAGGTGTGTTGTAACTGGCATGGGAAAATCAGGCCACATAGGTGCTAAGATAGCTGCTACCTTAGCAAGTACGGGAACACCTAGCTTTTTTATGCATCCAGGCGAGGCTTTGCATGGAGATTTAGGTATGCTTACTAGTGATGACGTGCTTTTAGCTATATCAAATTCTGGTGAGACTGAAGAAGTTTTAAAACTTATACCAGTAGTTAAAAGACGGCATATTCCTTTGATAATCATGGCGGGTAATGCAAAGTCAACTTTGGCAAAACAAGCAGATTATTTTATTAGTATAGCTATTGAAAAAGAAGCATGCCCATTGCAACTTGCTCCAATGTCTTCTACAACAGCTACTTTAGCTATGGGTGATGCTATAGCCGCAGTTTTAATGAAAAAAAGGCATTTTCAGCCAGATGATTTTGCTTTGTTTCATCCTGGTGGAAGTTTAGGAAGAAAACTTTTAACTAAAGTAAGTGATTTGATGGTCTCACAAAAATTGCCTATAGTTTCTCCTGAGAGTGAATTTAATGAATTGATTGATATTATGACAAGTGGAAAACTTGGACTTTGTATAGTGTTAGAAAATGAAAAATTAGTCGGTATAATTACTGATGGAGATTTAAGAAGAGCACTAAAAAATAATATTAAGCCAAGATTTGATTTTAAAGCTAAAGAAATAATGAGTATTAATCCTAAAACTATAGAAGCAAATGCTATGGCTAGTGAAGCTGAAGAGCTTATGTTAAAACATAAGATTAAAGAAATAATTGTCACACAAGATACAAAAATAGTAGGTATTATACAACTTTATGCAATAGGAAATGTGTGAAACTTTCTATTATAATTCCTTTTGGTTTAAGCAAAGAACGAAATTATATAGAAGAAAGAGTAAGATCTAAAGCAAATGAATTTAGGAGTGATGATAAGGTTGAGTATATTTTTGTTGAAGGATATTCATCTTTAAAGCATGATTTAAAAAATTTTATAGAAAGTAAAGGACATATTTATATAAAAGATGAAAGTCAAATAGATTTTTTTTCACAAGGTAAGTGTCGTAATCTTGGTGCAATCTTTGCTAATGCTAAAGTAATTACATTCTTAGATGTAGATTGTTATATTTCTTCATTTTCTTTAGAAAAAATTTTAAACCTTATAGATGTTAAAAATATATCACAAAGCATTAATGAAATTTTGGTTTTACCTGTAATATATCTTAGTAAAGAAGGTAGTGAATTTATTTATAAACAAGATAAAAAAATGTGGGATGATATCATTAAAAATGATCTTATCGGTGGAAAACGAACTTTGATAAAATATTTTTCTTTAGTATCAAGTACTGTCATTTTAAATAGACATAAATTCTTATCTCTTGGTGGCAATAACAATGAATTCATAGGTCATAGCTATGAAGATCATGATTTTTTTGCAAGATTATTGTTTAATACTACAGATTTTTTAAAATCTCCTAAAGCACTTTGTTATGATGAGGGTACTTGGAATATTAGAAAATTTAAAGGTTTTAGAGCTTGGTTTTCTTTGCTTGGTTATGAGATGAGTTTTCATGGTGTATATATGTATCATTTTTTTCATGAAGAACCTAATCAAAATAATTATATGTCTAATCGTAGAAAAAATCATAAAAAATTTTATGAGAATTTAAAGAGTTTGAAAAAGTATCAAATTACACCTTTGCTGGATAAAAGTGTATTAAATGATAAGATATTACTTTTATGTAATGATGAGAAATTAATTTTAAATTCCTTAAGAGATGTCATTTCATATATTGGAAAAATTCAAAGTGAAAAGGAAAGTTATTTTTTTGATGGTAGCAATTTTCAACAAGATAAATTTTTAAATTTTATTAAAGATAAAAAAATTAATGTAGTGTTATTTCCAAACCCTTACGGTAATGAAAAAAGACGCATTATATATGATTTTGTAAGAGAAAATAATATTAAGTTTATTTGTTATGATAGAGGTGCATTACCTGATAGTTGGTTCTTTGATGTTAATGGATTTAATTATGATTCTACTTCATATCATGAAAATAATTGGAACAAAAATCTTAACGAAAAGCAGATTTTAGAATGTCAAAAGTATATTGATAATGTAATTAATGGAAATAATTTTTTAGAAAAACAAGGAAAAAGAAAATTATACTTTTTGGAAAAAAAATACAAAAATTCAAATAAAAAAGTAGTTTTTATCCCTTTACAGGTTGAAAATGATAGCGTAGTAAAATATTTTGCTTACAAACCATTTTCATATGAAAATTTTTTAGGTATTATCAATAAGCTGGCAGAAAAATTACAAAATACTCACATTTTTATAGCGAAAAAACATCCATTAAGTTTGAAAATTCACTCAAATCAATATAAAAAAATATATTTTGTTGATAATAATACCAATATCATCGATTTAATAAACGTTTGTGATGTTTTGGTGACTTTAAATTCTGGGGTTGGTGTTTATGCTATGATGATGAATAAACCTTGTATAAACTGTGCTAATGCTTTTTATAACTTTGAAGGTATAAATTACAAGGCAAAAGATGAACAAGAACTTGAAAAACTTTTAAATAGTGATTTGAAAGTAGATTACAATAAGGTTTTAAAATTTGTATATTTTTTAAATAAATATTTTTATAGTTATGGTAAATCAGAATATAAAAAAACTTTTAAAAATAAAAGATTTTATAATAAAGTGCAAAGTATTAAATTTTATGAAATAAATATTGATTTTGAAAACAAATTAAAACTAGAATCTGTAGATAAAATAATGTATAATTTAAATTCTTTAGTATATCAACCTTATATTTATGAGATAAAAAATAATAATTTATTTGTAAAAATATTTGATTTATTGTTGCCAGATTTTGTTAAGACAAAGATTTCTCATCTAAGGTATTATAGACTTTTAAAAAAATTATTGTATAGTCCAAAGTTATTTTTTGAGGATATGAAAAAAATTAATTAGTATCATCACATATTTTTTCAAATTCTTGATAATATTTCCAAGATGCTATTATGTCAGGACGATTAGTTTTAATATGATTTAATTGAGCGTTGAAAGTATTTTTCCAAATATTTCTTATTTCTCTATTTTCTTTCATAAATTTTAATATATTTTCTTCTTTAATTAAATGTTTTTTCTTGTCTTTCATTTTTTGATCTAATTCTAAAATAAATTTATTAAGATATTTCTGAGTATATTCTTTTAATTTAGTGTTGTTTAAAAAATAATTTAAATCATTATTGTGAACACAAAATATTAAATTCTTAAAAATATTGTGTATTAAAATGTTATTAATATTCTTATAGTTTTTTAACTTATATACATTTTTTAATTGTTTTGTGGTAATAATAATTTGTATATTTTTATCAGTCCCATTCTCTAATACATCTTTTAAATTTGCATTTAGTGTAATTGGTAACAATACGCCAAGTTCATCATAAGTTAAACCATTGTCCAATTCATGCTCAAAAGGTATTCTTGGGATATTATATAGAGAATTTAAATTTTGTAATGTGTGTAGAATTTTACTAGGTCTAATATATTCCATATCAATATAATTAATACATTTTGGTTTTAGAGAATTTATCATAAAATCCATTCTTAAAAAAGATTCTGCATAGCTCCAATAAGTTCGTATGTGTTCACATGTTGGATTTTTGGCTTCAAAATAGTAAGTTTCTCTATCTAAAATATTGTGTACAGGTGTTTTCAAATCACAATTGTCAATTTTGTCTACTTTAAAATTTATATGGTTAAGTCCAGTTTTTAGTCTAGATATAGGATCTCGTGCAAGATATACAGCAGGTTTTGTATTATTAATGAGTTTTAAAAATCTATTTAAATCTTTTCTGCTAATATAAATGTGGGTATAATCAAAATACGCAATTATATTATATAGGCCATTTTTGAGTAAATTTGTATAGTAATAAAAATACATTGAATATGAATCATGATGAGAGCAACTTATTATATTTATATCACAAAGTTCAAGATACATATGCAATGCACCATGACCTGATAATGATGAACCAAGTACTACAAATTCATAATTATCCGGTAAAGGTAAATTCATCTCCCATGCAAGTTCAGCAGGGATATTATGATAATTTATTTGTTCATTTTCATCATTAAGTTTTTTAGGATCTAATAATGATGGATAAGGATGATTTTCTTTTTTATATTTTTGATAAAAATCATCTGATAATAACCATTCTTTTATTAATTCAAAATTATTTAAAAAATAATCAAAATTATGAAAGATATTATCTATAATAGCTTGATAATCTTTGTGAGTATGTAAGACTTCTTTGATTTTTTCAAAATTGTTTATAAATTTATCTTTATTATTTGCTATTACTTCATACACGCAAGATGAGATAATATTAAATTCTTTCAAGATAGAATTTATATTTTTATAATCTTTTTTAGCTTTTTTTATATCTTTAAATAAAGTAAAATATCCACCTTTAAATTTATTTTTATCAGCATTAATTAAAACAATCCCTAGCATATAAGAAAGATGAAATTTATATTTTATACTTTCATTATAATCACAACAAGTTTCTAATCTTGGATAAGTAAGTTGAGGAAATAATTTTATAGTTTGTTTATATATTTTTTGTTCTTTAGTGTATTCTTTTTTTATTTTATATAATTTATATATTAAGCTTAAATACCCCCCCCCATTAGCTCTATGTTCTATCATAGTAGAACCTAAGCGATAAGCTAGTTGGTTTTTAATTCTTAATATTGCTGAATTTTGCATTTATTTTTAGCCTTTTTAGTAAATTAAAGAGAGGATTATATCCCCCCCCCATTTAAATTAGTCTGAATTTATTATTTATGATAAAAAGTTATTTTATTTTTCTAAATTCTTTTTTTAAGTTTTAATTATATATAATTTTCCTACTAATAAAAATATGAAAAATGGTGTTTATTTCAATGAAAAAAGTCGGCGTAGTAATTCCCATATATAATGTAGAAAAATATCTAAGAGAATGTTTAGATAGTGTAATCAATCAAACTTATAAAAATTTAGAAATAGTATTAGTTAATGATGGAAGTACAGATGAAAATTCACTTAATATAGCTAAAGAATATACTTTAAAAGATGAAAGATTTATTTTATTTGATAAAGAAAATGGTGGACAAAGCACTGCTAGAAATGTAGGTATAGAATATTTTAGTGGAGAATATAAACTACAAAGTACAAACACAGAAAATGATTTAATAGAATTTAATGTAGAAAATAATCATTACAATATATACAAAGCTTATAAAAGCTCTAAAGCTTTTAATAATAACTTAGAAAATTTCTCTCATCCTTTAATTGATTATATTATCTTTTTAGATCCTGATGATTATTGGGAATTAAACTGTATAGAAGAATGTGTTCCTAGAATGGAAGGAGTTGAGATTGTTTGGTTTGATTATAAAATGTTTTATGATAATATAGAAAAAAAATACTATTCCAATAAAACAAATTTAACTAAATCGCAAATGAAAATATATGAATACTATAAACCTGAAAAAATTACTTCCATGCAATGGCTTATGAGATGCTTAAAAATTCAAGCAGATTTGCCTTTCTGGTGTGTGTGTGGGGGCATGTTTTCTTTTGATTACCTATTAAAGATAGAATTTAAATTTTTAGATGGTTTGATACATGAAGATGTACATTCTGGTATATTTACATTCTCACAAGCTGATCTAATATATGTTTTTCCTAAAAATTTGTATAATTACCGTATCAGATCAGCATCTACTGCTACATACGATAAACTCGTGACAAAGGATAATATACCTCCTTATATTCATAATTTATATATCGCATTTGATAATAATTTGAAACTTGCAAAAGAGTATCATGCAAAAAGTAGTATTTTTTTGAATGCATACCATATTAGAAAATTTATTAGTGATATTTTAAATGAACAAAAAGGTCTCATCTTAGAAGAAGCTTTTTTTTCATTTTTATATTTTTGGCATTTTGATTTTAAAGATTTTAAAAAAGATCCTAGAGGAATAACTAGTTTGTTAAAAATGTATAAGCCAGTATATGAAGAAAATCACAGTCGTTATCCAGAATTTGATTTTTTTTGCAAATATGGATTGGTTAAATATAGGATAAATAATCACTTAGCTTATATATTGGGTAAAATTCTAATTACCAATAGTAAAATTAATAATTTTTATAAAATACCTTTTAAATTAATTTATGCAGCTATTGAATTTAAATTTACTAAGAGAGATAAAGATTTACCAAAACTTCACGAATATCCTGATTATAAAAATGTATATGTTATACAAGGATATCTTTCCTATAAATTAGGAAAAATAATTATCGATTCATTTAAAAAGTGGTATTATGGTAAACCATTTTTGATTCCTTTTTTATTTTATAAAACATACAAGAAATTTAAATTAAGTAGAGAAAATAAGAAGAATTTAGAAATAAAAAATGATACATTCATATTTCCAGATAATGCCTTGATAAATATAGCTAAAAACAAACAAGCAATACAAAGTTCTCTAAGTGTATATTCTAAATTTAATGATGCCTCTAGAGCTTTAAATTATGATTTAAACATAAATAATTATGCTTTTTGCACTAGTGCAAATAAGCATAATTGGTGGTTGATTGATCTAGAAAAAGCAGTGTATATAGAGTGTATAAGATTATTTAATACTAAAAATATTTTTTCAAGATCTAAATTATGCAATGTTGAAATTTATACTTCGATTGATAATATACATTGGACTTTTATCCCTCAGGAATTTTGTAAGTGGAAATATAATGATTTTGAATGTGATATTGTCTTATCGAATAAAATTTCTGTAAGATATGTAAAGTTATCATTAAGAGAGGAGACACTTAGTTTGTCTAAAGTTGAAATTTTCAAAAGAAATAAAAAAGGGTATATTGTTTCAGCAAAACCAGATGGCTTTGGTATGAGACTTGCAAGTATGTTAGTTGGTATGTATTTGGCAAAAAAACTCGATTTTAATTTCGGATTTACTTGGCCTAATTCTATAGATTTAGCATTCATGGGTATTACAGAATCTAAAAACGATAGTGATATTTGTTATCTTGGAAATGCTATGGATGAAGTAGATAAAGTATTTGACGAAGTATTCATCTCAAAATTTTTATTGGATAAAGATGCATTAGCCTCTAATCATGGAAATATTATTAGAAAAAAGGAAAGAAATCTTGATTTTTTGTCTGATATAAGTAATTTTGAAGAAGATTGGGGGTGGTATTCTACTGATATATTACCAAGTAAATGGCTTAAAGATTGTAATGAAGAAGAGTGTCTAGGTGAGATTAGTGATTTATATAAAAATATAAGTTTCTCTGATGAATATAAGAATATTATATGTGATGTAGAAGATAAATTCTCGAATTTACAAAACAATTTTATAGCTTTGCATATCAGAGGAGGAGATATTATTTATTCTAAAATAAGAAAATCTCCTAATTTTACTCCAGTTGTGGAGAGGTTTTTTCCATATGAGATCGCTTTAGAAATTGCTATTATGGAATTGAAGAACAACAAAAATATTATAGTTTTTGGACAGGATTTGAATGCTAATAAAGAATTAGTAATGTATTTGCAATCTTTACGAGAATATAAACATTTAAGCATTATCGATATTAGTTCATTGATAAAAGTAGAATACAATGAAATGCAACGGGCTTTTTTTGAAATTAATTTTATGTCTAAAGCACAAAAAATTTATTCAGCTAAAGAATCTGTGTTTTCTAAGATTGCTATGATGATTTCAGGAAAAAATATATTATTGTCTTTTCATAATGTTTTTAATCAACAAGAGCAATTAAAATTAATTGCTCAAAATATGTATATATTAAATCTACATCCTTTGCAAGTTTCCATGTCTTATTTTAGGCTTTTTCAATTATCTCAAGAATTAGGTCAATCTATTGAAGAGAGTATGCAATATCTTTATGAGGCTTTGAAGATTGATGATGATAACGATGGATATAGAATATACATTCTAAAATGTTTGTTTACACAAAAAAAATACGAAGATATTAATTTGGAGTTAAAAAGTATTTTATCGCAACGTTATCATAGATTTTATGAAACATTACTACCTTATTCTTTGGGTGGTTTTGATGAATGTTATAAGGATTATATAGAATTTGATAACATTCATTATCCGTATATAGTATTCTTGGCTATGAATATATGTGAATTTTTAGGAGATTTAAACAGGTATTATTACTTAAAATCACTTATAGAAAAAAGTATACATAGGGATGAGATTCTCTCCATATCTAATTCTTTCTCTATTCATAAAGAATATAATGTAGTAAAATATATTAAATCAAGTCTTTATTATAAATTAGGTAATTCATTAATATCTATGAATATATTGATGATATTTAAAATGTTAAGTAATGAAAAAAAACAAAATAAATTAATAGGTGGTATTGAAAATAGGTTGCAGTTAGAAAATCTTTGCGTTTGTGATGAAGCTAAAGAGGTTATGAATCATTTATCTTATAGATTTGGTATATTGTTGTTTAATACACATAAGTCTTGGTACAAAGGGGCTTATTTATTATTACCTTATAGACTTTATAAAGAGTATAGAAATTTTAAACAAGGAAAGAAAAAATGGCAATAGAATTTGATATACAAGAATCAAAAATTTTAAAAGGGGTATATATCATTACTCCTAACAAATTTAAAGATTTAAGAGGTGAAATTTGGACAGCTTTTACAAGTGAAAGTATAGATAAACTTTTGCCAGATAACCTTAAATTTATACATGATAAATTTATTTATTCTAAACATAATGTTATCAGAGGAATTCATGGAGATAACAAGACTTATAAACTTGCCACTTGCGTTCATGGGGAAGTTCATCAGGTAGTTGTCGATTGTAGAAAGGAAAGCTCTACTTATCTTAAATGGGAAAAATTTGTTATCAATGAGCAAAATCAGCAAATTATATTAGTCCCAGCAGGTTTTGGAAATGCTCATTATGTAAGTAGTAATGGTGCTGTGTATTATTATAAATGTGCGTATTTAGGAGAGTATGTTGATGCTGATGATCAATTTACTTATGCTTGGAACGATGAAAGAATGGGGATTGATTGGCCAACTAGAAATCCTATTCTTTCAGAAAGAGATATTTTAGCATCAAATAAAGGATGATTATGGATAAAAATTCAAAAATTTATATAGCAGGACATAGAGGAACTGCAGGTAGTGCTATACTAAAGCGTTTACAAGCTCTAGGTTATACCAATTTAGTATTTAAAACACATGATGAATTAGATTTGACCAATAATATAGCTGTTAAAGAATTTTTTGAAAAAGAAAAGCCAGAATACATTTTTTTTGCAGCTGCTAAATTGGGGCACTTAGGGATGCAGATGCCAGCTGAACTTTTTTATGAAAATCTCACAATGCAAAATAATATTTTTCATAATGCTTATTTATATGATGTAAAAAAACTTATATTTTTTGGTAGTTCTTGGATGTATCCACAATCAGCTGAAAATCCTATAAAAGAAGAGTATTTATTAACAGATGAATTAGAATACAATGCCGAGTCCTATGCTTTACCTAAAATAACAGGCATTAAGATGTGTGAAGCATATAATTTACAATATAATACTAATTTTTTATCAGTTGCATTAACTAATTTATATGGAGAAACTAAAGATTTTGATTTTAAAACAGCCAAAGTATTGCCTGCTATGCTCAGGAAATTTCATCTTGCGAAGTTATTAAATGAAAAACAATATGATAATATTTTAAAAGATTTAAATATGGACACTATAGAATCTAGTGTAGAACATTTAAATAAAAATGGGATATATGAAAATCATATAGAAATTTGGGGAAGTGGGAATACTAGAAGAGAATTTATACATAGCCAAGATTTAGCTGATGCTTGTATTTTTATAATGAATAATATTGATTTTTCACATTTATATGATAAAGATGTAAAACAAATTAAAAATACTCACATTAATGTTGGAACCGGTCAAGATTTATCTATAAAAGATTTAGCTTATCTTATTAAGGATATAGTTGGATTTAAAGGAGAAATAAGATTTGATACAAGTAAGCCAGATAGTCCTATGAATAGGTTGTTGGATTGTTCTAAAATTCATTCTTTAGGTTGGAAGCATAAAATAGAACTTGAAGATGGTATAAAGAATATGTATAAGTGGTATTTAGAGTAAATCAAAGGATAAATATATGAAAAAAACAGCGTTAATTACAGGTTTTACGGGGCAAGTTGGCTCACAAATGGCTGATTTTTTACTAGAAAATACTGACTATGATGTTATAGGTATGATGCGTTGGCAAGAACCTATGGATAATATCTATCATTTAAGCGATAGGATAAATAAAAAAGATAGAATCAGCATTTTTTATGCTGATTTAAATGATTATTCTAGTCTTCAAAAGCTTTTTGAAACTAAGCGTCCTGATGTGATTTTTCATTTGGCTGCACAGTCTTATCCAAAAACTTCTTTTGATATACCTATAGAAACTTTGCAAACTAATATCATAGGTACAGCAAATATTTTAGAAAATATAAAAATACTAAAAGCTAAAGATGGATATGACCCAGTTGTTCATATTTGTTCATCAAGTGAAGTTTATGGTAGAGCAAAAGCAGGTATTAAATTGAACGAAGAAACTACTTTTCATGGTGCTAGTCCATATAGTATAAGTAAAATAGGGACAGATTATTTAGGGCGTTTTTATGGTGAAGCTTATGGTATAAAAACATATGTTACTAGAATGGGAACGCATAGTGGACCAAGAAGAAGTGATGTTTTTTTTGAAAGCACTGTGGCTAAGCAAATAGCTTTGATTGAAGCAGGATATCAAGAGCCTGTTATTAAAGTGGGAAATTTATCAAGTGTGAGAACTTTTCAAGATTGTCGTGATGCTATAAGAGCTTATTATTTACTTTCTTTAGAAAGTGAAAAAGGAAATGTTCCTTGTGGTGAAGCTTTTAATATAGCAGGTGAAGAAGCATTTAAATTACCCGAAGTTGTGGATATATTATTGAATTTTAGCACTATGGGGGGGGGATTGAAGTTGTAGAAGATGAAGATCGATTGCGTCCTATAGATGCAGATTATCAAATGTTTGATAATACTAAAATAAAAAAATTTATCGATTGGAAACCAGAGATTCCTGTTAGTAAAATGCTTAAAGATTTATTGGAGCATTGGAGAAATGAAATTAAAAAAGGCAGAATTCCTCTCAATCGATAGATGATTGAAAGGAATATTATGTCAAAAAAAGTTTTAATTACAGGTGGTGCAGGTTATATAGGTTCGGTTTTAACACCGGTATTATTGGAAAAAGGTTATGAGGTTTGTGTGATAGATAATTTAATGTTTAATCAAGTTTCGATTTTATCTCATGCTAATAATAAAAAATTTGCTTTTATTAATGGTGATGTTTTAAATGAGGAACTTATAAAAAAAGAAGTTACAAAAGCTGATATTATTATACCTCTTGCTGCTTTAGTTGGAGCTCCTCTTTGTAAAAGAAATCCAAAATTAGCTCATATGATTAATTATGAAGCTGTAAAAATGATTTCTGATTATGCAACTTCATCTCAAATTTTTATATATCCAAACACAAATAGTGGTTATGGTATAGGAGAAAAAGATGCTATGTGTACTGAAGAATCCCCATTAAAACCTATTTCAGAATATGGTATTGATAAAGTTGAAGTTGAAAAATATTTATTAAACAAAGGAAATTGTGTTACTTTTAGATTAGCTACAGTTTTTGGCATCTCTCCTAGAATGAGACTTGATTTATTAGTAAATGATTTTACTTATAGAGCATATAAGGATAAATTTATAGTTCTTTTTGAGGAGCATTTTAGAAGAAATTATATACACGTTAGAGATGTTGTCAAAGGTTTTATTCATGGTATAGAAAATTATGATAGAATGAAAGG comes from the Campylobacter insulaenigrae NCTC 12927 genome and includes:
- a CDS encoding GDP-L-fucose synthase family protein translates to MDKNSKIYIAGHRGTAGSAILKRLQALGYTNLVFKTHDELDLTNNIAVKEFFEKEKPEYIFFAAAKLGHLGMQMPAELFYENLTMQNNIFHNAYLYDVKKLIFFGSSWMYPQSAENPIKEEYLLTDELEYNAESYALPKITGIKMCEAYNLQYNTNFLSVALTNLYGETKDFDFKTAKVLPAMLRKFHLAKLLNEKQYDNILKDLNMDTIESSVEHLNKNGIYENHIEIWGSGNTRREFIHSQDLADACIFIMNNIDFSHLYDKDVKQIKNTHINVGTGQDLSIKDLAYLIKDIVGFKGEIRFDTSKPDSPMNRLLDCSKIHSLGWKHKIELEDGIKNMYKWYLE
- a CDS encoding sugar-nucleotide epimerase/dehydratase, whose amino-acid sequence is MSKKVLITGGAGYIGSVLTPVLLEKGYEVCVIDNLMFNQVSILSHANNKKFAFINGDVLNEELIKKEVTKADIIIPLAALVGAPLCKRNPKLAHMINYEAVKMISDYATSSQIFIYPNTNSGYGIGEKDAMCTEESPLKPISEYGIDKVEVEKYLLNKGNCVTFRLATVFGISPRMRLDLLVNDFTYRAYKDKFIVLFEEHFRRNYIHVRDVVKGFIHGIENYDRMKGQAYNMGLSSANLTKRQLAETIKKYVPDFYIHSASIGEDPDKRDYLVSNDKLEATGWKPDYSLDDGIQELLRAFPMMKVNSFANI